One Ostrea edulis chromosome 2, xbOstEdul1.1, whole genome shotgun sequence genomic region harbors:
- the LOC125682306 gene encoding fibronectin type III domain-containing protein 2-like isoform X2: MWNSLGLTIVTLCVCVHQLYAQQQQRLLAINGHLEQILTNAQILQAVIQSELGQNIPNTPVNTNAVYSSFLEEVELRLKNLEDNSAQLKMRIGACTSKVTPPLPPTNVIAEAATMDNVSSIVVRWDPPQPLPDNLQYKVYFSAIDETGYQPQGEAVFKICDSSQTSASITDLTPRSRYQVRIGTVAGVVSESSSIPEVIVTPDIIPSQPRQLRVDNQSPNTVNLQWERPEVAGEISSYIIYYREDGNAPQMTAEVNPPVQYHTVNDLSEGTRYVMEVAARSNNGEGPKSIPQEVRTIDFNPPHPLNLNCTSLNITAVILTWDPPSLLPGDGIIRGYNINYTDSRYRDFYLYKSKDDTVREAIIDGLEPATVYYFQASSRTRKTFGGGGAVVMCETKADVPTHPRTVQMESSREDPPQYTMRWIPPERTYGALTNYTLHWGVKNGALRKEIIEPNRLRWVSDYLDDDTVHEFKLYAVNRIGFGEPAIQVIRTKKRHTIVPPNVTVDRVKGPNNTTMLRVKWDPPQQPVRGYDILYRKFEWVYSGRWQLKEIKDPNALATEIIVNKPENSFIVVVQGKPRLQNKQYPHEQHFGGHMGSSMAQPTLRGGPGNMMGQPPAQNPFESANMRMQG; encoded by the exons ATGTGGAATTCATTGGGATTAACTATTGTGACACTTTGTGTTTGTGTGCACCAACTATATGCTCAGCAGCAACAAAGACTCCTAGCCATCAATGGGCATTTGGAACAGATTCTTACCAATGCTCAAATATTACAAGCAGTCATTCAATCTGAGCTGGGACAAAATATCCCCAACACTCCGGTGAATACCAATGCTGTTTACTCTAGTTTCCTGGAGGAGGTTGAACTCCGACTCAAGAATTTAGAAGACAACAGTGCACAACTCAAGATGCGTATTGGAGCCTGCACCTCCAAAGTCA CCCCACCTCTACCACCCACCAATGTCATCGCCGAGGCAGCTACTATGGATAACGTATCCTCCATTGTCGTGAGGTGGGATCCCCCGCAGCCTCTCCCAGACAATCTCCAATACAAAGTCTACTTCTCTGCCATTGACGAAACAGGATATCAACCACAAGGCGAGGctgttttcaaaatatgtgacTCTTCCCAAACCAGCGCTTCCATCACAGATCTGACCCCACGTTCTAGATATCAAGTCCGCATTGGAACTGTTGCCGGTGTTGTTTCTGAATCTTCAAGTATTCCAGAAGTTATCGTAACCCCTGATATCA TTCCATCCCAACCAAGACAACTAAGAGTGGATAATCAATCTCCTAACACAGTAAACTTACAATGGGAACGTCCCGAGGTCGCTGGAGAAATCTCATCTTACATCATCTACTACAGAGAAGACGGAAATGCCCCACAAATGACGGCAGAGGTGAACCCACCTGTCCAGTATCACACCGTTAATGACCTGTCAGAAGGCACTCGCTACGTAATGGAGGTAGCTGCAAGATCAAACAACGGAGAGGGGCCAAAGAGCATACCCCAGGAGGTTCGCACCATCGACTTCA ACCCTCCACATCCGCTGAACCTGAACTGTACCTCCCTCAATATAACCGCCGTCATCCTTACATGGGATCCACCTAGCCTCCTCCCCGGGGACGGAATCATTCGTGgatacaacattaactacacaGACAGCAGATACAGAGATTTCTACCTCTACAAGTCTAAGGACGATACTGTCAGAGAAGCAATTATCGATGGTCTGGAACCCGCTACAGTCTATTATTTCCAAGCGTCCTCAAGAACCAGAAAAACATTTGGAGGAGGTGGAGCTGTTGTCATGTGTGAAACCAAAGCTGATG TGCCCACACACCCCCGAACCGTTCAGATGGAATCGTCTCGTGAAGATCCTCCCCAGTACACCATGAGATGGATTCCTCCAGAGCGAACATACGGAGCTCTCACAAACTACACACTCCACTGGGGAGTTAAAAACGGCGCCCTCAGAAAGGAAATCATCGAACCAAATAGACTCAGATGGGTGTCAGATTACTTAG ATGACGATACAGTCCACGAGTTTAAACTGTATGCTGTTAATAGAATTGGATTTGGAGAACCAGCCATTCAGGTCATCAGAACCAAAAAACGAC ACACTATTGTACCACCAAATGTTACTGTCGATCGTGTGAAGGGACCAAATAACACCACCATGTTAAGAGTAAAATGGGATCCACCTCAGCAGCCTGTAAGAGGATACGATATTCTGTACCGAAAGTTCGAATGGGTTTATAGTGGTAGATGGCAACTGAAAGAAATCAAAGATCCTAATGCCTTAGCGACAGAAATCATCGTCAACAAGCCAGAAAATTCGTTCATTGTCGTCGTCCAAGGAAAACCCCGATTACAAAATAAGCAATATCCACATGAACAACATTTTGGAGGTCACATGGGAAGCAGCATGGCACAGCCTACACTTAGAGGGGGTCCTGGTAATATGATGGGACAACCACCTGCACAAAATCCATTTGAATCTGCCAATATGCGGATGCAAG GGTAA
- the LOC125682306 gene encoding fibronectin type III domain-containing protein 2-like isoform X1, with product MWNSLGLTIVTLCVCVHQLYAQQQQRLLAINGHLEQILTNAQILQAVIQSELGQNIPNTPVNTNAVYSSFLEEVELRLKNLEDNSAQLKMRIGACTSKVTPPLPPTNVIAEAATMDNVSSIVVRWDPPQPLPDNLQYKVYFSAIDETGYQPQGEAVFKICDSSQTSASITDLTPRSRYQVRIGTVAGVVSESSSIPEVIVTPDIIPSQPRQLRVDNQSPNTVNLQWERPEVAGEISSYIIYYREDGNAPQMTAEVNPPVQYHTVNDLSEGTRYVMEVAARSNNGEGPKSIPQEVRTIDFNPPHPLNLNCTSLNITAVILTWDPPSLLPGDGIIRGYNINYTDSRYRDFYLYKSKDDTVREAIIDGLEPATVYYFQASSRTRKTFGGGGAVVMCETKADVPTHPRTVQMESSREDPPQYTMRWIPPERTYGALTNYTLHWGVKNGALRKEIIEPNRLRWVSDYLDDDTVHEFKLYAVNRIGFGEPAIQVIRTKKRHTIVPPNVTVDRVKGPNNTTMLRVKWDPPQQPVRGYDILYRKFEWVYSGRWQLKEIKDPNALATEIIVNKPENSFIVVVQGKPRLQNKQYPHEQHFGGHMGSSMAQPTLRGGPGNMMGQPPAQNPFESANMRMQGNPMSGQPPPMSQNAMSQNAMPPEQALQQGGFAQMFRP from the exons ATGTGGAATTCATTGGGATTAACTATTGTGACACTTTGTGTTTGTGTGCACCAACTATATGCTCAGCAGCAACAAAGACTCCTAGCCATCAATGGGCATTTGGAACAGATTCTTACCAATGCTCAAATATTACAAGCAGTCATTCAATCTGAGCTGGGACAAAATATCCCCAACACTCCGGTGAATACCAATGCTGTTTACTCTAGTTTCCTGGAGGAGGTTGAACTCCGACTCAAGAATTTAGAAGACAACAGTGCACAACTCAAGATGCGTATTGGAGCCTGCACCTCCAAAGTCA CCCCACCTCTACCACCCACCAATGTCATCGCCGAGGCAGCTACTATGGATAACGTATCCTCCATTGTCGTGAGGTGGGATCCCCCGCAGCCTCTCCCAGACAATCTCCAATACAAAGTCTACTTCTCTGCCATTGACGAAACAGGATATCAACCACAAGGCGAGGctgttttcaaaatatgtgacTCTTCCCAAACCAGCGCTTCCATCACAGATCTGACCCCACGTTCTAGATATCAAGTCCGCATTGGAACTGTTGCCGGTGTTGTTTCTGAATCTTCAAGTATTCCAGAAGTTATCGTAACCCCTGATATCA TTCCATCCCAACCAAGACAACTAAGAGTGGATAATCAATCTCCTAACACAGTAAACTTACAATGGGAACGTCCCGAGGTCGCTGGAGAAATCTCATCTTACATCATCTACTACAGAGAAGACGGAAATGCCCCACAAATGACGGCAGAGGTGAACCCACCTGTCCAGTATCACACCGTTAATGACCTGTCAGAAGGCACTCGCTACGTAATGGAGGTAGCTGCAAGATCAAACAACGGAGAGGGGCCAAAGAGCATACCCCAGGAGGTTCGCACCATCGACTTCA ACCCTCCACATCCGCTGAACCTGAACTGTACCTCCCTCAATATAACCGCCGTCATCCTTACATGGGATCCACCTAGCCTCCTCCCCGGGGACGGAATCATTCGTGgatacaacattaactacacaGACAGCAGATACAGAGATTTCTACCTCTACAAGTCTAAGGACGATACTGTCAGAGAAGCAATTATCGATGGTCTGGAACCCGCTACAGTCTATTATTTCCAAGCGTCCTCAAGAACCAGAAAAACATTTGGAGGAGGTGGAGCTGTTGTCATGTGTGAAACCAAAGCTGATG TGCCCACACACCCCCGAACCGTTCAGATGGAATCGTCTCGTGAAGATCCTCCCCAGTACACCATGAGATGGATTCCTCCAGAGCGAACATACGGAGCTCTCACAAACTACACACTCCACTGGGGAGTTAAAAACGGCGCCCTCAGAAAGGAAATCATCGAACCAAATAGACTCAGATGGGTGTCAGATTACTTAG ATGACGATACAGTCCACGAGTTTAAACTGTATGCTGTTAATAGAATTGGATTTGGAGAACCAGCCATTCAGGTCATCAGAACCAAAAAACGAC ACACTATTGTACCACCAAATGTTACTGTCGATCGTGTGAAGGGACCAAATAACACCACCATGTTAAGAGTAAAATGGGATCCACCTCAGCAGCCTGTAAGAGGATACGATATTCTGTACCGAAAGTTCGAATGGGTTTATAGTGGTAGATGGCAACTGAAAGAAATCAAAGATCCTAATGCCTTAGCGACAGAAATCATCGTCAACAAGCCAGAAAATTCGTTCATTGTCGTCGTCCAAGGAAAACCCCGATTACAAAATAAGCAATATCCACATGAACAACATTTTGGAGGTCACATGGGAAGCAGCATGGCACAGCCTACACTTAGAGGGGGTCCTGGTAATATGATGGGACAACCACCTGCACAAAATCCATTTGAATCTGCCAATATGCGGATGCAAGGTAACCCTATGTCTGGGCAGCCTCCTCCAATGTCCCAGAATGCAATGTCCCAGAATGCAATGCCACCAGAACAGGCTTTGCAACAAGGAGGCTTTGCACAAATGTTTAGGCCTTGA